A window of Rhipicephalus microplus isolate Deutch F79 chromosome 8, USDA_Rmic, whole genome shotgun sequence genomic DNA:
tgcgatcacaagagcagttataacctttttggaagcaactggactGTATGCGCGGCTGTAAAatttgtctcagctagaaagaatacTACGTACTCACCTCTCTATTTCCCCATCGTCACCCATTATTCTTTCATTTCCCCTTTCCTTTCTcccgtgtagagtagcaggctagagcaagctatcgctcaggccgacctctctgcctttctgtaattaaacatatctctctctctctctctctctctctctggaggTGAACCAGAAAGCTATGTCGCAAATATTCGATGGTCTCTCAGGCGTGAGTGAATACGTCGATGATGTTCTCACATAGGGCTTAAATGAAAGAGAGCATGAAGAGTTTTTGAGGGCTGCGCAGGACGCGACTCAAAAACATGAAATCCCATTGAACGCTGAAAAGTGCGAAATGGGATTGAAAGAAATAAGTTTTCTAAGCGATACGATCAGTGAGAAAGGCATACAGTCATCGCCAAAACTCATCAGAAGCATCTTACAAATGCCAAAACCAAGCCTAAAGCAAGAGCTTTAGCCCGTCCTAGGCATGGTTACGTGTTTAAGAAAATGTGTGTTCCACCTCTGAGACAAACTACTCTTCTTCGTGAACTGTTTACGCAAGATAGAGACTTCTCATGGAGATCCAAGCATTTCAAAGGGTTAGAAGCCTTTAAAGATGCTATAGCTGGCTCACCTGTGCTTGCTGTCTACAATTCTACAAGAGAATGTGAAATATCTATTGACATTTCAGGATTGTGGCTTGGTGAAGCATTCTTCCGAAGGTATCGTTTAGATTGGCGCCATGGGCATATACCTCAAGGCGACTCACGGAATGCATAAATAATATACTCGCGACGTGAAAACGAGAGGCGTTAGGCACTGTATATGGCTGTGAAAAGTTTGAAGACTTTTTATATGGCCCAAAGATGCTCATAAAAGCCAACCTTGAGGCATTGCTTTCGATATAAAAAATGTACTGTTGACATGGCACCCTCTTCCTCCCCCGACTACAGCAACGTTTCCTTCGACTGATGAGATACGAATAACAGTTTGCCTACATTCTGGGTAGGCTTCCAGTCCAGCCAGACAAGCAATGTCGGCCTCCAAATCTCCACTGCCACGTCACAGAGGATGAAGATTGCGATGTGGAGATATATGCAGTATCGGTTTGGTCCTGTCTTGTCAGTGAAATAACCAGCGCGATACTAGTCGAAGAGACAGCACAAAAAGCAATTCAGTCTGAGCAGAAGCAACCACTTACAGGAGCATACAAAGCTTCAACTCAGAATTGTCAGTCATCGGAAAGCTCTTATTTAGGGTAGCCAAAGTGGTCTTATGACGGTCATTATGAACAGAAATACTGATTCGGCTACAGGCAGGTTACTTATGCGTAAACAAATCGCTCGTGATGGTGAGGCTTTTGATGTTCTGGTCAGGAATGGCTTCAGGAGCATGATGAGCAGATGTGAAACTTGCAAGGTCAATGCGTATTCCAAACTTGAAGAGTCGCTGTTGATGAAAGAAACTCCGCATTCTCCAAGGAATACTGTTGGAGCAGATCTATGTCAATATTTAGGCAAAGGGTGTCTGGTGCTCTACGACGAGTACTCCAATTGTCCGAAGGTTGATGAGCTACAGAGAACATCAGCACACAAATTCACGCGCAAAATGTCATCCCATTTTGCTAAGCAAGAAGTACCAATAGAAGTTTTCAGTGACAATGGACCGCAGTTCACTTCTAGAGAGCTTACCCGCTTCGCAACGTCGTACAACGTCAAACATATCACGTCCAGTTTCCACTTTCCACATAAAATTAACGGGCGAAAATAAGGCGTGCAAAGAGTAAAACATATTTTGAAAATCCACTATTCGGGAGGTGACCTTTACTAAAGCCTCCTGAATTGTTGCACAAGTTATTTGGAGTGCGGCAGTTCTCCTGCTGACCTGCTAATGAATCGCCGTCTCAGGTCTGCTCTCTCCGACTTTGTTCCGCTTCGCAGCCGCAAGGGCGCAAATCGACCTCCACGCGGTGAACTAGAAATAACGCTTTTAAGTCTTCAGCCAGAGGACATCATTCGCCTGAGATATGAAAGGGGCAGTCGAGAAAAGCGACGTTGCTCGACCAGGTTTCGCCTCGTTCCCAAAGAGTACTCTCTGAACACGTTGAGAAGTACCGGTAAAATGGACAGCATTTTCGACCCATATCTGAAGCCTTCATTTTTAAGAACCTATACAATGATGCGTTGAATACCATGTAATTCAAAAGTGCATCGAACACCTGACGAGGATTACAATGACAGTGCGTTGTCATCTGCTTGTGTGACTGGCCCAATAGATACAGACACCAATCTGGAAAGCAATCATGACACTAAGCATGCTGTAATATTGTAAGAATTAAGCACAACCTTCACACTCATAAACACTTGAGTGTAGTTGTGAGGGTTCGCGAGAGTCAAAGTTGCGCTAAACTTGACAATATGGCgaataaccaactcgcccaacaacaaATTTTATTGAGCATGCTCAAATATCTCTCACAACATGGCATTCACCGCAGTTCTGGTCCTACGGCATGAAGTTCAAGTAGATATTTCAGATGTTACGCCGCAGtcgtctagtggccaaggtacttggctgctaaaatgcgggtcgtgggatcgaatctcggctgcggcggcagcatttctgatggaggtggtaatgttgtaggcccgtgtgcccagattttggtgctcgttaaataaccccaggtagtcaaaatttctggagcgctccagtaccgtgtctctcataatcataaggtgctttcgggacgttaaaccccacatatcaatcaagacatTTCAGATGGGGTGTTGACCAATGCATCTTCGCCAAGAAAGGATGGTGAAACAGACCTTAAATAGTTGTCTAGCAATCTCACGCTGCATTGTCTTAAGAGTGTTTTAACTATAAACCAGTACTGGCTTAGAAGACACTACAAGTGCCGCAGCGTCGTGTGGGCTCTTGTGTCCGAGTGCGTTGTCTTAGAGCATGGATTGGTACAAGCGTCAATTACTCTCATAGTTTGAGGTTGCGGCTTCGTTGACATACAGATGCCCAGTGATTGCTGGATTCGCTATGTGACGGTGGCTGTAATTACGAAACTTGAAACTGGCATAATAGGAACATTCGGTGAAATCGTTCGCTTACTACAGCCCTTATGGTCTCACGCAGAGTGTCAGGACAGAGTGATTGGATGTCTTCACAATTTGGTGTCAAGCGTTGGTTCGAATGTGCGTGCATTTGCAGGGCCTTCACGATAgtacccaggcagcacgccgccgttgaaccgatcttggaccaacatcggctaacatcggcaccgacgtcgggccgacgtcggaagtgcaacttcttccaatgtcgggccgacgttcaagccaatgatgggccgacgttttgccgatgttttagccagtatgcaaccaacattgggccgacgaaggcccatcgtattgccgacaaagctgccaatgttcggccaacattgggccatatttcagccaatcacatgccaattttacgccgatgtttgctgcacaacgaatattggctacggatgtacgactaacattggaccaatccagggccacattgcagtcaatcaaatgccgttattacaccgatgtttcctgcacgatgaatattggctactgattggcttgccattatgtaaccattattagtagggaatttttcttaccggaagatttaaacaatatgcctcgatgacccgctcttgtagctttgcagccctgtatacttggggcaacagaaaattgaatgctgagaactgaaagcagttactcgatctaattcatcttttatacctcattctctttgctaacactagaagtgtagtttatttttttaccaatttatctcttgcaatagcgagtgctttatttggtactggtatttggtacagcagatcgaaaaaagtcgttaggaagtaaatgctgaaagcgtatgtcccccacttgcaatccccacatatgtcccccacatgataatcgagaatattcatacagtttagagcatttttttgtaactaaaacatggtgatggtgcttccgaatcagcataagctagccgaacagtgcaccaccgacagtctgcagaccatttattctttgttttttttatttatttggtacaataaaaaatgtatacattgataaatatatatatacacaactaaaaaaaggcccgctctactgcaggtcaggttgcgttgggggcacaggggcagtggtgctgtcaaggccctggctgctgtggctgggcaggaagccagctgccgcgagcagccgataatctgcactccgagagtggggatcatcgggctgctccacaacaaatgcttctctgaagcgccgcttcctgcccccacagcgatcaccagaccctggcagccacctcttaataaagttgagggcctccgcctggtcgcaccctgctttttggcagatgacatctgcatacaagaacagaaataccatagtacacatgaagcactgcagtacagagaatacacaagggtacacacacacaaaacaatgaacaagtctaacctgtcactaatctacagagcctcaggttcacaaaggcccttttcccttttctgccatgaaggctgtacagcacttgcacgtcatgtgccaatacagtcttcatggcattcacacccatttctcggaggccacgtcccccaatctgcaggaggtgaaatgcaaaaaaatgcaagctgcaaaaaatgcaagaagcatagacggggtaaacgcaacagcacatcgaaatgttttcatgataaaaatctgcaagaagaggacactgaaaacaacaacttgaatttttgggcatcacaacatttcattgtttttttacgctaacttcaactcacttgacctaaattggtttccacatcagccctctcaaactcagtgtgagaaccttttagagtccttctctgaatgcagtttcgctgttatgaaatcaaatacaacactgttacaacccttaataaatattgattctaactatgaaatagtataattactttgtacagtgctcaaattccaatacacgtttcttcgaggttacaatgtctttgcctgaatgttgaccaggagtagcttctacaggtgaaaaacgataaaatatgtggaattcaaaaagaagcttggacatgtttttaatcaatgcattgtaagcagagcacaacaagataaatgaacatgatcaaggcgtactaagaggcaaccttagagcgaccaaatcttggtcatagacgaaactgatagaaaaataaaggtcgcactagatggtagCACcgtttgctgtttatatttttctgtgatagccaacaaagaggcatgtcgctatacaAATCTCACCACAATAGGTGCatcaaaggtgcatttttcttcaccctgcgaaattgggtgcatgttagatttttaaaaaagtaagaaatcggctaacacaaggcagggtgaactgtagctcaaagtagagagagccgcagcgggcACGAAaaagggtgataaatgaacaaaattactgaatgtctgttttaagcaggctattgctagtccctgcccatcaaacacacgatgcc
This region includes:
- the LOC142768279 gene encoding uncharacterized protein LOC142768279 — encoded protein: MPLLLRILRIQLGIRQQQREVLQEVRQLKHEMSSAKKQGATRRRPSTLLRGGCQGLVIAVGAGSGASEKHLLWSSPMIPTLGVQIIGCSRQLASCPATAARALTAPLPLCPQRNLTCSRAGLFLELRQIKNNQLCT